The genomic stretch CACATGAACTCCGTAAGCCATGTGTGGTCGTCCCGGATCTCGGATTCCGCGACGGCGCGGAAGTGCAGGTGGATGCTCACAGTTCCGGGCCCTCAAGCGACGCTGTCAGGAAGGGTGATGTCCCCGGCGAAGACACCGCGGTTGGCTTCCTCGACCTCCTGCCGGTAGGTGATCTGCTGCCCCTGGTAGGGGATGGTGAAGCCGAAGGAGAACCGGTGGGACTTGATCCGGTACGAGTCCCCGTCCAGCACGAGCACATCGGTGAGGCGCGTCAGCGCGATCTCGCTGTCGGTGGCGGTGACCCCGCCCTCCCGCAACTGCTCGATGGTCGGCCGCACTTCACGTACGGCCTTGGCGAGCGCGGGCCGTTCGTCGGAGAGCTTCCCGGACGGAACCTCGACGCGCAGGGTGATGTCGCCACCCTCACGGGCAACGTCGATACGCTCACCGCCCTCCGCGTAAGCCCGGAACACGTCAAGGGCATCAACAGGATCCTCGACCTTGTTGGCGATCTCCGGATCGGAGACGTCCCCCGACTCCCAAGCACCGTCCCCCTCCCGGACGTGCCCCACCCCGTCCACGACGAAGACCTCTTCAGGGGTACTGCTCCCCTTGCTCACCACAGTCCCACTGGCATGCAGAGCCTCGGGCTTCCCGGTCCGCTGCACGGTGGCGCTGTAGGTCGCCTCACTGCCCCCACCCGAGAGATCGAGCCCTTCCTCCCCCTCCACGGCGAAGGTCCACCCGGACTCACCCCGCATGGCCTCCTCGGCGGCGTCGAGGACCCCGCCGGGGGTAGTGGGCGGCGCTGAACTGACCGAGGCCGAGGCCGAGGCCGAGGAGGAGACGGACGCACCCGAAGCCCCGCCCTGCGGCTCCTCCTCACCCCCGGAACACCCACCCAGTACCCCCACCACCACACCGGTGACAGCAACAGCACCCATCAACCGCACCCCGCGCCCGCCCATGCCCAACTCCCCGCGAAATCCTCCGGATTCAACAGCCCCGGATATACACCGCGGCGGATCCCGTACACCAACGGCCGGACATATCGGAGAACTGACTCAGAACGGACTCGGCACCTGAGTCCAGACGCCCACCATGAGAACCGCGTGGAGCAGACACACCGCACGCGCGGCCCTCCACCGAAACGAGACCACCGCGGTGGCGACAAGGAACAGCCCGGACAGGACCAGACAGAGGAACGCCCCGGCCGCCGTGTCGCGATCACTCGTCGGCGTCATTTCGACGCCCATGGCCGGAAGACTCAACGCCAGCATCGCGGCCGTGACGGTGTACAGACCGACTGCGAGGATTCCCCTCACCCACAGGCCCGCCTTCTGGTGTGTGACGGTCACTCTCACTCCGCTCTGGATGATGCCGACGTGGGCCGGATTAGAATCTGGGGGTGAACGACCCCGTGCCCTCGGCCGAGACTCTGCGTGCCGCCCTCGACGGCCTCCTCGACGGACTTCCGCCCCGGCAGGCCGCCGCTGCCGTGGAGCGGCTGATCGCCAATTATCGCGGGGTCACGCCGACCGACGCTCCCATCCTTCGCGACCGTGCCGACGTCGCCGCGTACGCCGCCTATCGGATGCCCGCCACCTTTGAAGCCGTGCACTCCGCGTTGGAGGCGTTTGCGGAGGCCGTGCCTGAGTGGGTGCCGGGGAGTCATGTTGATGTTGGTGGGGGTACTGGGGCCGCTACCTGGGCCGTGAGTGCTACCTGGCCTGGGCGACGTCCTGTCACCGTGCTTGATTGGGCCGCGCCCGCGCTCGACCTCGGGCGGGAGATCGCCGCCGGTAATCCCGCGCTGGACGGCGTCCGTTGGCAGCGCTCTCGTATTGGATCAGCGCTCTCCATCGAGAGCACTGATCTCGTCACCGTCTCCTACGTTCTCAATGAGTTGTCGGAGGGGGATCGCGGGTCGCTCGTCGACGCCGCTGCCTCCGCCGCGCAGGCCGTCGTCATCGTCGAGCCCGGCACCCCGGACGGGTACGCCCGCGTCATCGAGGCGCGAGACCGGCTGATCGCCGGTGGGTTCCGGATTGCCGCTCCCTGTCCCCACAGCGCCGGCTGCCCCATCGTTCCGGGCAGCGACTGGTGTCACTTCTCCGCCCGGGTCAGTCGTTCCTCCCTGCATCGGCAGGTCAAGGGTGGCTCCCTCGCCTACGAGGACGAGAAGTTCTCCTATGTCGCCGCCGCCCGTTTCCCGGTCGCCCCGGCCCCCGCCCGCGTCGTCCGCAAGCCGCAGATCCGCAAGGGCCAGGTCCTCCTCGACCTCTGCGAGACCGAACCCGCCCTCGCCAGGACCACCGTCACCAAACGCCACGGCGACCTGTACAAGGCCGCCCGTGACGCGGACTGGGGCGACGCCTGGCCCCCGGCGGAGTAGCCGGAACCACCAGGGGTGCATCTCAGGCGTCCGGCTGGCCTTCCGGCCCTCGACCCTCCTCCCGGCTCTCCTGAAGCTTCCGCAGCAGTTCCCTCTTCTGAGCCTGCGGGTCCTGCGTGCCGCCGACCCGGCCGCCCCGGGCGCCGCCCCGCAGCGCGTCCCGCCCCAGGTTCCTGCGGGTGCCGCCCACTCCGAGCATGTTTCCGCCTCGCGTCATCGCCGGGCTCCTTTGCCATGGCCATCAGTGCAGACGATACGTATCGTCTCGCTCATAACTCCTCCACTCTCCGGCGAGACGCTCCGTCTTGTCAACCTGATAAATTCGACCCATGGCCAAGAACCTCGCCCCCGACTCCACCCGCCGCCGCAGCGAGAAGTCCCGCCGCGCCATCTACGACGCAGCCCTCGCCCTCGTCGGGGAGGTCGGGTATCCGAAGACGACCATCGAGGGGATC from Streptomyces davaonensis JCM 4913 encodes the following:
- a CDS encoding small ribosomal subunit Rsm22 family protein, producing the protein MNDPVPSAETLRAALDGLLDGLPPRQAAAAVERLIANYRGVTPTDAPILRDRADVAAYAAYRMPATFEAVHSALEAFAEAVPEWVPGSHVDVGGGTGAATWAVSATWPGRRPVTVLDWAAPALDLGREIAAGNPALDGVRWQRSRIGSALSIESTDLVTVSYVLNELSEGDRGSLVDAAASAAQAVVIVEPGTPDGYARVIEARDRLIAGGFRIAAPCPHSAGCPIVPGSDWCHFSARVSRSSLHRQVKGGSLAYEDEKFSYVAAARFPVAPAPARVVRKPQIRKGQVLLDLCETEPALARTTVTKRHGDLYKAARDADWGDAWPPAE
- a CDS encoding DUF6243 family protein; the encoded protein is MTRGGNMLGVGGTRRNLGRDALRGGARGGRVGGTQDPQAQKRELLRKLQESREEGRGPEGQPDA